GGCGGGCCGCAAGCCAATAGGGTTTGACGCCCCGTTTCCTGGCCAGTGCGGCGGCGGGACCTGAAAGCGCCGCAATCGCGGCCTCGACCTCCGGCTGGTAGGACAGGCGCGCGGTGGACGCCTTGGCGGCATCTGCCGCGACAATGATGGCGTCCTTCAGCGCATCGATGCCCTTGCCGCGCCTTGCAATAATCGGCACGACCGGGCAGCCGAGCAGGCTTGCCAGCTTGTCGCAATCGATCCTGAGGCCACTCTCCGCGGCCATGTCCATCATGTTGAGCGCGACAATGACGGGAACCTGCATTTCGATGAGCTGGGCAGTCAGGTAGAGATTGCGCTCCAGGTTCGAGGCATCGACGATGTTGAGCACGATATCGGCTTCGCCGGAGAGGATGTAGTCTCGGGCGATGGTCTCGTCGAGGCCGGCCTCGCTGCCATCGCCGAGAGAGTAGGTGCCGGGCAGGTCAACCACATTGACGGTGGTACCCTTGTGCAAAAAGCGGCCTTCCTTGCGGTCGACCGTGACGCCGGGCCAGTTGCCGACCCTTTGACGCGCGCCGGTCAGCGCGTTGAAGAGCGTGGTCTTGCCGCAGTTCGGGTTGCCTGCCGTCGCGATCGTGATCGACGTCATGACGGCACCCTTTCGCCCCGGAATGCGGAGAGCTCGGCGCGGCGCAGAGAAAGGGAAAAATCACGGATGCGGATTTCGACGGGATCGCCGAACGGGGCGATCCGGGTCACGAGAAAATCGGTTCCCGGCGTGATTCCCATGGCGAGCAGGCGCTGGCGACCAGCCCGTTCGCCGCGATGATATCCGGTCACGCGTATCCTTGCGCCAACCTGCAGCTCTTCGGACGTCATTGTCTTGGTGCTCCCTGTTTGCAAAAATCCTCTGTCGGCACGACCGTGATCCTGGCGGCCATGCCCCCGCCGATCGCGATGCGGGCTTCCCCGACGCCGCCAAGGGCGACAACCAGCGGCCCACCTTGCGTGCGGCAGACGATCCGGATGTTGCTGCCGGGCTGTATCCCGAGCGCGCCAAGCTTTCTGCGAAACCGGTCGCCGGCCTTCAGCGCAACGACCCGGAGCCAGGTTGCTTCATCCGCTGAGGCCAGGGGGCACGGCCTTGAGGAGAAGGCATCGCGGGTTGAGCGGCTTGTCAGCGGGTCTTCGGTCTTTCGCGTCCCTGCAGGCGGGAGAGCGAAGCTTGAACCAAAGCCAATGGTGAGGTCGGACATGGTCGGCACCCGGAAAACATGAAATCAATTCTCAACTTTATATCTGCAATACGCTCCTGCGCTTCGGTTCGTGCTTTGATCTGGGTCAACAGAGTGCTTTTCCGGTCCGGTGCTAAACGGAAAAAGGTCGGTTTTTCTTCAGGAATTATTTCTGCCGGAAACACATCCGAAAAAAACAAATCCTTATAGAGCACGATGCGCTAGATGATTGCCCGGCGGACGCGGGCCGATACCCATTCCGACATGATGACCGTCGCCAGAATGACGATCAGGATCATGGTGACCTGCGGCCATGCCAGCACGTTGAGCGATGATTGCAGCTTCAGCCCGAGACCGCCGGCGCCAACAAGGCCAAGGATCGCGCTTTCGCGAATGTTGATATCCCAGCGGAACACGGTAATGCCCCAGAAGGCGGGCTGGACCTGCGGCACGATGGCGTAGTCGAGAATCTGCGCGTGGCTGGCGCCCGTTGCGGTGACGGCCTCGACGGGCGCGCTGTCGACCTCCTCGATTGCCTCATAGAGCAGCTTGCCGATGAAGCCGATCGAACGCAGGCCGATGGCGATGACGCCGGCCAGAAGCCCGGGCCCCATGATGGCCACCAGCAACAAGGCCCAGATCAGCGAATTGATCGAGCGGCTGGCAACGATGATGAACAGCGCAACAGGCCTGAGGATCAATGCCGACGGGGTTGTGTTGCGCGCGGCGAGAAACGCCACCGGGACGGCAAGGATAACCCCCAGTATGGTTCCGAGCGTCGCCATGTTCAGCGTGTCCCAGAGCGGCCCCCACAACTCGCTCATGTAGGAAAGGCGCGGCGGCCACATGCGGCTGCCGATATCGGCAGCCTGGACGGGCGCGTCGCTGACGAAGGCCCAGATCGTGTCGCGGGTCATCAACTGCCAGCACCAGACGGTCAACGCAACGAGGAAGAACCAGCCGGCCCAGATCAGGAGCGTTTGCCGCGCGGTCCTGCGGCGCCAGATTTCGGGATAGGCGGGATCGGTCATTGCAGTCGCTTCCGGATGTAGCTCGAGCCATACTCGGCCACCATCACCAGCAGAATGATGATCAGGATGATCGCGCCGGCGCTGTCATATTCGTAGCGGTCGATCGCCGTGTTCAGCGTCGCGCCGATGCCGCCGGCTCCGACAATGCCGATCACCGCGCTCTCGCGGAAATTGATGTCGAGCCGGTAAAGCGACAGGCCGATGAGCCGCGGCATCACCTGCGGCTGGATGGCGTAGTTGATCATCTGCAGCCATGAAGCGCCGGTGGCGCGGACGGCTTCCGCCTGTGCCTCGTCAATGTCCTCGATGTCCTCGGCCAGGAGCTTGGATAGGAAGCCGATCGTCGCGAAGGAGAGCGTCAGGAACCCGGCGAAGGGGCCGAAGCCGAACATGGCAACGAAGAAGATCGCGATGATGATCTCCTGCAGCGAGCGGCTGACGGCGATAATGGTCCGGCAGATCATGTAGATGGCGGGCGTCGAGACGTTGCGCGCCGCACCGATGCCGATCGGAACCGAGATGATGACGCCGGCGACCGTCGAGGTCAGCGTCATGGTCAGGCTTTCCACCAGGCCCTTGGAAATATCGCCCCAGCGGCTGGTGAAATCGGGCTGGAGGAAGCCGGCAAGGAAGCGCGCGCCGCGCGTCCAGCCTTCGGCAATGCGCGCCCAGTTCGGGTCAAGCGTCGCAAGCGCCAGCACCAGCCACACGGCGAAGCCGGCCTGAATGACGATGCGCCAGCCGCGATGCGTGAAGATCTGCGGTGGGCGTTTCCATGTTGTCGGGTAGCTGCTCATCTTTCGATGCCCGCCATCAGCGCAGCGGCTTCGGCCTCGGCGGTGTTGTCGTCCTCGGCGTTCCTGCGCATCGCGTTCCAGTCTTCCGCGCCGTAGATTTCGGTCAGAACCGTTTCGTTCAGCGCATCGGGCGCGCCGTCGAACACGACCGCGCCGGCGCGCAAACCGACGATCCTTTGCATGAACTGGCGGGCAAGGGGCACGTCGTGGATATTGACGATCGCCGGAAGATTGCGCTCGGCGCAGATCTCGATCAGAAGCCGCATGATCTGCCGGCTGGTCTTTGGGTCGAGGCTGGCCGTCGGTTCGTCGACCAGAAGCAGTTCCGGTTCCTGGGCGAGGGCGCGGGCAATGCCGACGCGTTGCCGCTGACCGCCGGAAAGCGCATCCGCGCGCTTGTCAGCATGCTGAAGCAGGCCGACGCGGTCGAGAAGGCCATAGGCGCGGCTGATATCGTCTGCGCCGTAGCGGCGGGTGAAACTGGTCCAGAACCCGACATAGCCGAGGCGGCCGGAGAGCACATTCTCCATCACCGTCAGGCGCTCGACCAGCGCATATTCCTGGAAGATCATGCCGATGCGGCGGCGCATGGCGCGCAGCTTGCGCTGGTCCTGACCGGTGATCGGGCTGCCCGACAGGAGTACGGCGCCATCGGTCGGTTCGACCAGACGGTTGATGCAGCGGATGAGCGTGGATTTTCCCGCGCCCGAGGGCCCGATCAGCCCGACGATCTGCCCCTCAGGCACCAAAAGGCTGACATCGACCAGAGCCCTGTCGCCGGTCTTGTAGGTCTTGGTGAGCGATTTCAGTTCAAGCATGTCGTGTTCCACGAAAAGATGGACGGGCGGATGAGATCCGCCCGTCCGTCCGAATGGGATTTCGGCTGACTTACTGGCAGTCGTAGGAAACGCCGTTGGCTTCGTCGATCTGACGGATCACGGCCCAGTTGTCCTTGAAGGTGATCGGGATGAACTGCGCTTCGCCGGATTTCGAGAATTCTTCCTCAAGCGAGGAGCCTTCCCATTCGAAGGAGGCGAAGGCTTCCTTGATCTTGTCCTGAAGCGCGGGCGTCAGGTTGTGTGCAACGCCGTAACCGGTCGTCGGGAAGGTCTGCGAGGTATAGATGATCTCGATCTGGTCATCGGAGATCACGTCGCGGGCGAGCATGCGCTTGCGCACCGAATTGGCGATGGCGCCGGCCGGATAATCCTTGTTGGCAACGCCAAGAATGGTGTTGTCGTGCTTGCCGGAGAAGGTTGCCTCGAAATCGGTGCCGGCTTCCATGCCGTATTCGGATTTCAGGATGGCGGACGGAGCCTTGTAACCGGAATTGGAGGTTTCCGAGGAGAAGGCAAGCGTCTTGCCCTTGATGTCTTCCACGTCCTCGATGCCGGAGCCGGGATAAGTGATCAGTTCCATTTCATAGCCGAACGAGCCGTCCTCGGCCGCCATCATGGTGAAGGGGCGGAAGCCGGCGCAGGCAACGGCCAGCGGGTTCGAGCCGGTGTTGAAGCCTGCGACATGCAGACGGCCGGCGCGCATGGCCTCGATCTGGGCGGCGTTGGAATCGACCGGGAAAAACTGGACCTTCTTGCCGGTGACCTCTTCCATATGGGCCAGGAAATCGGCCCAGGCCTCGGCGTAGACGGCCGGGTCTTCAACCGGCGTGTAGGCGAAGATCAGGACGGACGGGTCCACAAGGTCGGCCGGATCGGACGGGATGTCGGCAATCAGATCGCCATCGGCGTCGGTGTAGCGGCTATCCAGTGTGAAATCGGCAAGGGCCGGAACGGACATCGCGATCAGGGCAGTGGCGGCAAGAAGCATACTGCGCATATTGGCTCTCCAGTCTGTATTGGCTCTGGAGGCGACTTAGCAAGTCTTCGTTACAGTATTACGACGATACACCTGTCTCCGCCTCGACCGTCCGATTGAACCGAAGGTCCTTGCGGCTTGCCTGCCGTCCTACCGGACAGCCTTTACGCCTTCCAGGAGCAGCGTCGTCGCCATTGCCGCATAGTCTTCGCGGGTGATCTTGCCGCCGTCGCGGAACCACATATAGACCCAGTTCATCATGCCGAACAGCGACATGGTGACCGGCATCAGGAGCGGACGCTCCGGGCGGTCGAGCTCGGGATGGATCTCGCGGATGACGGCAGAGAAACGGCCGACGATGCTGCGTTCCAGCGCGCGGATCTGCTTGGTCTGCTCGGCGGTAAGGGCAGGCGCCGCATTGAGCTGCACTTTGTGCTGGTCGTCGGCGCCGCGATATTCGTTCAGCACCGTCATCACCAGTTTCTCAAGCCGGGCCTTGTGTTCGAGGCCGGGGTCGTCGGCTTCCGCGAGCGCTGCATCGAGCGCCTCCAGATGCGAGGCGATGATGGCGAAGATCAACGCCTCCTTGGACGGGTAATAGTGGTAGAGCAGCGCCTTTGACACGCCGGCCTCGCGCGCGATCTGCGACATCGACGCCTTTTCCATGCCCTGCGTGGCGAACACATGGGCGGCGTTCAAAAGCAGTCCGTGCCGCTTTTCCTCGAAATCATTGGCCCGTGTTCTCGCCATGGTCTTTCCAGAAAATCCTGATGATGGGGTAAAAAGGGGCGGTTTCGCCCCTTCTAGCACTGTCTAATCAATTGACCAACCGGCCGGTGATTATTTCGGGCGATTGTCAACCACGCGCTTGGCCTTGCCTTCCGAACGGGCGACGCTTTCCGGATCGCGAATGTCGATCTTCGTTGAAACGCCGATCACCGACTTGATGTGGTGCGCCAGCTCCTTCGCCGATGCCATCCGCGCTTCGGCAGAGGATTGATCCGGCGTGCACTCCACATGCACGGTCATGACGTCCATGCGGTCCTTGCGGGTCAGTTCGATCTGGAAATGGGGGCTGAGGCCATCGCATTTCAGGATCATTTCCTCGATCTGGGTCGGGAAGACGTTGACGCCGCGCAGGATGATCATGTCGTCGGAACGACCGGTGATCTTTTCGATACGGCGCATGGAGCGCGCCGTGCCGGGCAGGATGCGGGTCAGGTCGCGGGTGCGGTAGCGCACCATCGGCAGGCCTTCCTTGGTCAGCGTGGTGAAGACCAGTTCGCCCATCTCGCCGTCGGGAAGCACATCGCCGGTCTGCGGATCGATGATTTCGGGATAGAAATGGTCTTCCCAGACATGCAGCCCGTCCTTGGTTTCCACGCATTCATTGGCAACGCCGGGGCCCATGATTTCCGAAAGGCCGTAAATGTCGACGGCGTGCATGTCGAAGGCGTCCTCGATTTCGGCCCGCATCGCGTTGGTCCAGGGCTCCGCGCCGAAAATGCCGACCTTCAGCGAGCTTTCGCGCGGGTCGATGCCCTGGCGGCGGAACTCGTCGAGGATCGACAGCATGTAGGAGGGCGTGACCATGATGATCTGCGGCTTGAAGTCGCTCATCAGCGTCACTTGCCGCTCGGTCATGCCGCCGGAGATCGGCACCACGGTGCAGCCGAGACGTTCGGCGCCGTAATGCGCGCCAAGGCCGCCGGTGAAAAGACCATAGCCATAGGCCACATGACAGATATCGCCGGCGCGACCGCCGGACGCCCTTATCGAGCGGGCCACGACATCAGCCCAGACATCGATATCGTTCTTGGTATAGCCAACAACGGTCGGGCGCCCGGTGGTGCCGGAGGAGGCGTGTACGCGGGCAAGCTTTTCGCGCGGAACGGCGAACATGCCGAAGGGATAGGTGTCGCGCAGGTCGGTCTTCACGGTGAAGGGGAACTTCGAAAGATCCGAAAGCGTCCTGAAATCCGACGGGTGCACGCCGCTCTCATCGAAGCGCTTGCGGTAGAAGGGCGAGTTCTCATAGGCGTGGTTCAGCGACCAGGCCATGCGCTTTTGCTGAAGCGCGGAAATCTCGTCACGGCTTGCCACCTCGATCGGATCGAGGATCTCGCGGGACGGTTTCAGGTTGTTGATGGCGTTCATGTCTTCCTCCTCGAAAACGGCTGCCGGTCAGGCGGGCAGCAGCGTGCCGTTGACTGTGCGCGAATGGCCGCGGAATTCGGCGATCACCGTTCCGTCCTCCCGTGTCACGCTTATATCATAGATGCCGGACCGGCCCCTGCGCGAAACCTCGCGCGCGCATGCCGTCAGGCGGTCGCCGAGCGCACCCGGCGCGGTATAGGTAATGGAGCAGTGCTGGGCGACGGTCAGCTGGTTGTAGGTGTTGCAGGCAAAGGCAAACGCGCTGTCGGCAAGGGTGAACAGATAGCCGCCATGGGCATTGCCGTGGCCATTGGTCATCGTCTCCGTCAGCGTCATGGAAAGCGTCGCCTCGCCGGGGGCAATATGCTCGATCGTCATGCCGAGATGCCGCGAGGCATTGTCGTCGTTCCACATGGCCTTCGCACAGGCTTCGGCCAGTTCCTGCGGGCTCATCGCGTTGATGGTAGCGTCCATGCTCATTTTCCCTTGAAGACAGGCGTGCGCTTTTCCAGAAAGGCGGTCACGCCTTCGGCATAATCATCCGTGCGGCCTGCCTCACGCTGGCAGTCGCGCTCCATGTCCAGATGGGTGGAGAGGTCGTGTTCGGAGGCGGCCTGGATCAGGCGCTTGGTCAGTCCCAGACCTTTCGTCGGGCCATTTGCGAGCCTGGTTGCAAGGCCGCTTGCCTCTTCCATCAGCTTTTCATCTTCGACAGTCTTCCAGATCAGGCCCCAGTCTTCGGCCTTCTCCGCCGGAAGCGGCTCGGCAGTCATCGCCAGCGCCTTGGCGCGCGGCTCGCCGAGCGCGCGCGTCAGCGACCAGCTGCCGCCTGCATCGGGGATGAGGCCGATCTTCGAAAAGGCCTGGATGAATTTCGCGGATTTGGCGGCAAACACGATATCGCAGGCAAAGGCGATATTGGCGCCGGCGCCGGCGGCCACGCCGTTGACGGCGGCAATCACCGGCTTCTCCAGCGAACGGATCAGCCGCAGCGTCGGATTGTAATAGGTCTCGAGCGTTTCGCCGAGGTCCGGCTTTTCCGTCATCTTGCGCGGGTCGCGGTCGCCGAGGTCCTGGCCGGCGGAGAAGGCGCGGCCGGCGCCGGTCAGAAGAACGGCGCGGATTTCGGCCTCGTCACGGGCGCGCTGCAGCGCTGCCCGCAGCGCAAGGTGCATGTCGACATTGAAGGAATTCAGCTTGTCGGGACGATTGAGCGTTACGCCCAACACGCCATCTTTCAACGTGACGAGCACGCTTTCATTATCGGTCATTCTTGCCTCCCGTCGCGCTCTCCTCAAGCGCGGTTGATAATTGTTGTTGCATAAACCGTCCGGTCGGTCAATAATAGTCTCCGGAATTTGGGAGGAGACATGACGAACCTGTACGATCGCCATTCCGCGCTGCTGGCGCGGGCGGTGGAAGCGCTGAGGGCCCGCGCCTTCTGGACGCCGTTTCCGGAAGTGCCGTCGGGCAAGGTCTATGGCGGAACCGCCAAGGCGGACGGCATTGCCGCCTTCGAGGCGCTTGTCGGCAATGCTTTCGATATGCCGGCTCATCCCGAGACGCGCCGCGTTGGCCGCGAGAACGCGCCATGGGGCAAGAGCCTTTCCATCACCTATCCTGCCGCCGATCCCGCAACGCTGATCGCGGCCTCCGAAAAGGCTGCCGAGCCCTGGGCCTCCGCCGATCCGGAAACCCGTGCCGGCATTCTTCTGGAGGCGCTCACCCGCCTCAACGCCATGAGCTTCCTCATCGGCCACGCCACCATGCACACCACGGGCCAGGCTTTTCCCATGGCCTTCCAGGCCGGCGGCCCGCATGCGCAGGATCGCGGGCTTGAGGCGGTTGCCGCGGCCTATGCGGAAATGACCGGCAGCGCCACCGCCGCCACATGGGAAAAGCCGCAGGGCAAGCGCGAGCCGATTACGGTGGAAAAGCGCTGGCGCATTGTCCCGCGCGGCCTGTCGCTGATGATCGGTTGCCAGACTTTCCCGAACTGGAACGGCTATCCGGGCCTGTTCGCCAGCCTTGCCACCGGAAACACGGTGATCGTCAAGCCGCATCCGGGCGCGATCCTGCCGCTGGCGCTCACCGTCAAGGTTTTGCGTGAAGTTCTGGCGGAAGAAGGCTTCTCGCCGGATGTGGTTCTGCTCGCCGCAGACGAGCCGGGCGCGGAAATCACCAAGGCGCTGGTCGAAACCCGGGCGTTTTCGATCATCGACTATACCGGCTCTTCCGTCTTTGCCGCCTGGCTGCGGAAGAATGCGGACGGCGCCCTCGTCTTTACCGAGGAGACCGGCGTCAACTCGATCACCATCACCGGCACAGATGATTTTGCCGGCATGTGCGACAACATCGCCTTTTCGCTGTCGCTCTATTCCGGCCAGATGTGCACCTCGCCCCAGAATCTTTATCTGCCGAAGGGCGGCATCGAGACGGATGAGGGCCACAAGAGCTTCGCTGAGGTCGTCGGCGGCATCGTCGCTGCTATCGACAGTCTGCTTGAAGACGGCGCGCAGGCCTCTTCCATCTGCGGTGCGATCGCCAATGCCGCGACCTTCGAGCGCATCGAAAAAGCCCGCCATGCCGGCCGCGTCGTGCGCGAAAGCCGCGAGACCGGGCTCGGCGCTTCGGCGACGCCGCTTCTTGTTGTGGCCGATGGCCGCGAAGGCGGCCTTGAGCGTGACGAATGCTTCGGCCCGGTGTCCTTCTTCATCGCCTGCGACGATGCGCATGACGCCATCGCCAGGGCGTCTGCCATTGCGGCGGAAAAGGGCGCGATCACGGCGGCGCTCTACGCTACCGACGGCGCGCTGATCGAGGAGGCCGCAAACGCCTTTTCGAAGGCCGGCGTCAATCTCTCGGTGAACCTCACCGGCAATATCTATGTCAATCAGTCGGCGGCTTTCTCGGACTATCATGTCACGGGAGCGAACCCTTCGGGCAATGCAAGCCTCACCGATACGGCCTTTGTCGCGCCGCGTTTCCGGCGCGTCATGATCCGCTGGCCCAGAGCCGCCTGAAAGGCGGCCTGACAGCTCGTTTTGGATACATCAGGGAGGAG
This window of the Martelella lutilitoris genome carries:
- the paaI gene encoding hydroxyphenylacetyl-CoA thioesterase PaaI, with protein sequence MDATINAMSPQELAEACAKAMWNDDNASRHLGMTIEHIAPGEATLSMTLTETMTNGHGNAHGGYLFTLADSAFAFACNTYNQLTVAQHCSITYTAPGALGDRLTACAREVSRRGRSGIYDISVTREDGTVIAEFRGHSRTVNGTLLPA
- the paaK gene encoding phenylacetate--CoA ligase PaaK, producing the protein MNAINNLKPSREILDPIEVASRDEISALQQKRMAWSLNHAYENSPFYRKRFDESGVHPSDFRTLSDLSKFPFTVKTDLRDTYPFGMFAVPREKLARVHASSGTTGRPTVVGYTKNDIDVWADVVARSIRASGGRAGDICHVAYGYGLFTGGLGAHYGAERLGCTVVPISGGMTERQVTLMSDFKPQIIMVTPSYMLSILDEFRRQGIDPRESSLKVGIFGAEPWTNAMRAEIEDAFDMHAVDIYGLSEIMGPGVANECVETKDGLHVWEDHFYPEIIDPQTGDVLPDGEMGELVFTTLTKEGLPMVRYRTRDLTRILPGTARSMRRIEKITGRSDDMIILRGVNVFPTQIEEMILKCDGLSPHFQIELTRKDRMDVMTVHVECTPDQSSAEARMASAKELAHHIKSVIGVSTKIDIRDPESVARSEGKAKRVVDNRPK
- a CDS encoding FeoA family protein; translated protein: MSDLTIGFGSSFALPPAGTRKTEDPLTSRSTRDAFSSRPCPLASADEATWLRVVALKAGDRFRRKLGALGIQPGSNIRIVCRTQGGPLVVALGGVGEARIAIGGGMAARITVVPTEDFCKQGAPRQ
- the phnC gene encoding phosphonate ABC transporter ATP-binding protein, whose translation is MLELKSLTKTYKTGDRALVDVSLLVPEGQIVGLIGPSGAGKSTLIRCINRLVEPTDGAVLLSGSPITGQDQRKLRAMRRRIGMIFQEYALVERLTVMENVLSGRLGYVGFWTSFTRRYGADDISRAYGLLDRVGLLQHADKRADALSGGQRQRVGIARALAQEPELLLVDEPTASLDPKTSRQIMRLLIEICAERNLPAIVNIHDVPLARQFMQRIVGLRAGAVVFDGAPDALNETVLTEIYGAEDWNAMRRNAEDDNTAEAEAAALMAGIER
- the paaG gene encoding 2-(1,2-epoxy-1,2-dihydrophenyl)acetyl-CoA isomerase PaaG, with protein sequence MTDNESVLVTLKDGVLGVTLNRPDKLNSFNVDMHLALRAALQRARDEAEIRAVLLTGAGRAFSAGQDLGDRDPRKMTEKPDLGETLETYYNPTLRLIRSLEKPVIAAVNGVAAGAGANIAFACDIVFAAKSAKFIQAFSKIGLIPDAGGSWSLTRALGEPRAKALAMTAEPLPAEKAEDWGLIWKTVEDEKLMEEASGLATRLANGPTKGLGLTKRLIQAASEHDLSTHLDMERDCQREAGRTDDYAEGVTAFLEKRTPVFKGK
- the phnD gene encoding phosphate/phosphite/phosphonate ABC transporter substrate-binding protein, producing MRSMLLAATALIAMSVPALADFTLDSRYTDADGDLIADIPSDPADLVDPSVLIFAYTPVEDPAVYAEAWADFLAHMEEVTGKKVQFFPVDSNAAQIEAMRAGRLHVAGFNTGSNPLAVACAGFRPFTMMAAEDGSFGYEMELITYPGSGIEDVEDIKGKTLAFSSETSNSGYKAPSAILKSEYGMEAGTDFEATFSGKHDNTILGVANKDYPAGAIANSVRKRMLARDVISDDQIEIIYTSQTFPTTGYGVAHNLTPALQDKIKEAFASFEWEGSSLEEEFSKSGEAQFIPITFKDNWAVIRQIDEANGVSYDCQ
- the phnE gene encoding phosphonate ABC transporter, permease protein PhnE; protein product: MTDPAYPEIWRRRTARQTLLIWAGWFFLVALTVWCWQLMTRDTIWAFVSDAPVQAADIGSRMWPPRLSYMSELWGPLWDTLNMATLGTILGVILAVPVAFLAARNTTPSALILRPVALFIIVASRSINSLIWALLLVAIMGPGLLAGVIAIGLRSIGFIGKLLYEAIEEVDSAPVEAVTATGASHAQILDYAIVPQVQPAFWGITVFRWDINIRESAILGLVGAGGLGLKLQSSLNVLAWPQVTMILIVILATVIMSEWVSARVRRAII
- the paaN gene encoding phenylacetic acid degradation protein PaaN; protein product: MTNLYDRHSALLARAVEALRARAFWTPFPEVPSGKVYGGTAKADGIAAFEALVGNAFDMPAHPETRRVGRENAPWGKSLSITYPAADPATLIAASEKAAEPWASADPETRAGILLEALTRLNAMSFLIGHATMHTTGQAFPMAFQAGGPHAQDRGLEAVAAAYAEMTGSATAATWEKPQGKREPITVEKRWRIVPRGLSLMIGCQTFPNWNGYPGLFASLATGNTVIVKPHPGAILPLALTVKVLREVLAEEGFSPDVVLLAADEPGAEITKALVETRAFSIIDYTGSSVFAAWLRKNADGALVFTEETGVNSITITGTDDFAGMCDNIAFSLSLYSGQMCTSPQNLYLPKGGIETDEGHKSFAEVVGGIVAAIDSLLEDGAQASSICGAIANAATFERIEKARHAGRVVRESRETGLGASATPLLVVADGREGGLERDECFGPVSFFIACDDAHDAIARASAIAAEKGAITAALYATDGALIEEAANAFSKAGVNLSVNLTGNIYVNQSAAFSDYHVTGANPSGNASLTDTAFVAPRFRRVMIRWPRAA
- a CDS encoding FeoA family protein produces the protein MTSEELQVGARIRVTGYHRGERAGRQRLLAMGITPGTDFLVTRIAPFGDPVEIRIRDFSLSLRRAELSAFRGERVPS
- the phnE gene encoding phosphonate ABC transporter, permease protein PhnE, yielding MSSYPTTWKRPPQIFTHRGWRIVIQAGFAVWLVLALATLDPNWARIAEGWTRGARFLAGFLQPDFTSRWGDISKGLVESLTMTLTSTVAGVIISVPIGIGAARNVSTPAIYMICRTIIAVSRSLQEIIIAIFFVAMFGFGPFAGFLTLSFATIGFLSKLLAEDIEDIDEAQAEAVRATGASWLQMINYAIQPQVMPRLIGLSLYRLDINFRESAVIGIVGAGGIGATLNTAIDRYEYDSAGAIILIIILLVMVAEYGSSYIRKRLQ
- a CDS encoding TetR/AcrR family transcriptional regulator → MARTRANDFEEKRHGLLLNAAHVFATQGMEKASMSQIAREAGVSKALLYHYYPSKEALIFAIIASHLEALDAALAEADDPGLEHKARLEKLVMTVLNEYRGADDQHKVQLNAAPALTAEQTKQIRALERSIVGRFSAVIREIHPELDRPERPLLMPVTMSLFGMMNWVYMWFRDGGKITREDYAAMATTLLLEGVKAVR